The DNA region TGCCCCGGCTGTGCCCCGCAGCCGACGCCGCCTTCGTGGCCTCCTTCAGCATCCCTGGCGATGACAAGGTCTACTTCTTCTTCGAGGAGACGGCCGATGAGTTCGATTTCTTCGAGCGGCTCCTGGTGCCGCGGGTGGCCCGCGTCTGCAAGGTGGGTGCAGGGATGACGACGGAGGACGATGACGAAGGACGATGGGGGTACCCAGCTCCTATCGCCCCGGGGCTGAGCATCCTCCCGGCTCCCGCAGAGCGATGTCGGGGGGGACAAGGTGCTGCAGAAGAAGTGGACGACGTTCCTGAAGGCTCAGCTGGTGTGCTCGCAACCCGGCCGCTTCCCCTTCAACGTCATCCATCACGCCttcgccctgccccgccgccacGGCGGTGCCGACTTCTACGCCGTCTTCACCTCGCAGTGGTGagtcccagcacccaggggtgctgcggGCGCGCTGGGGACCCGGCCTCCTCCCCGTGCCCACCTCGCTGTCcctgcaggcaggcgggcagggcgggcagcgcagCCGTCTGTGCCTACAGCCAGGAGGCTCTGGAAGAGGTCTTCGAGGGCAAGTACAAGGAGCTGAACAAGGAGAGCTCCCGCTGGACGGTCTACGGCGGCCCCGACATGAGTCCCCGGCCCGGCAGCGTGAGTGCTGCCCGCCCGGGGGGAAGGGACCCTCCCGGGGGGACGGGACCCTCCCGGGGGACGACGCTGGTCTCCATGGGGAGGGGTTTGTCTGTCCCAGTTTGCCCTGTGTGCTCGCACTGGGGTGAGATGGTTGATGTTGCaagcgggatgggaaaggggacCTGATGGGgcgtccccccccctccttccctgtgcctcagtttccccgtgcctcagtttccccatgccAGCACTGACTCCTCTCTCCCTGCAGTGCTACATGGGGCCCTCCTCTGACAAAGCCCTCACCTTCATGAAGGACCATTTCCTAATGGACGGGAAGGTGTCACCCACCCAGGGGCGGCCGCTGCTGGTGAAGTCGGACGTCACGTACACACGCATCGCGGTGGACGAGACTCGTGGCATCTCGGGGGCCACCTACCGCGTCATGTTCCTGGCCACGGGTGGGTTTACGTGGGAGTACACACACAGGGCGCCCGGTCACCCTTCCTACCCTTCCCTtggcccccccaaaaaacaccggtgatgtcccctgtgcccccgcAGCGGAGGGTTTCCTGCACAAAGCGGTGGAGCTGCCCGGGGGTCCCCACATCGTGGAGAGCATCCAGCTCTTCCGGACGCCGGAGCCGGTGAAGAACCTTCTGCTGGCCCCGGGGAAGGTAGGGGATGACCCAAGAGCCCACCCCCAGCCCGGCacggggggccggcggggaggctCAGCCCTgcgcctctccctccccagggcatCCTCTACGTGGGCTACTCCGGCGGCGTCCTCCAAGTCCCGTTGGCCAACTGCAGCCTGCACCGGAGCTGCGCCGAGTGCGTGCTGGCGCGGGACCCCTACTGCGCCTGGCACAGCCTGGAGGGCTCCTGCCAgctcgcccgcgccgccgccgccgaggacATGTGAgccggaggggagcgggatgaggatgggaaggggggtgcggaggggagcgggatgaggatgggaagggggatgcggaggggagcgggatgaggatgggaagggggagcCGGAGAGGTggcgggatgaggatgggaagggggatgcgggggggagcgggatgaggatgggaagggggatgcgggggggagcgggatgaggatgggaagggggatgcggaggggagcgggatgaggatgggaagggggagcCGGAGAGGCggcgggatgaggatgggaagggggatgcggaggggagcgggatgaggatgggaagggggatggggggggagcgggatgaggatgggaagggggatgcgggggggagcgggatgaggatgggaagggggatgcggaggggagcgggatgaggatgggaagggggatgcggaggggagcgggatgaggatgggaagggggatgcggaggggagcgggatgaggatgggaagggggagcCGGAGAGGCggcgggatgaggatgggaagggggatgcggaggggagcgggatgaggatgggaaggggggtgcggaggggagcgggatgaggatgggaagggggatgcggaggggagcgggatgaggatgggaagggggatgcggaggggagcgggatgaggatgggaagggggagcCGGAGAGGCggcgggatgaggatgggaagggggatgcggaggggagcgggatgaggatgggaaggggggtgcggaggggagcgggatgaggatgggaagggggatgcgggggggagcgggatgaggatgggaagggggatgcgggggggagcgggatgaggatgggaaggggggtgcggaggggagcgggatgaggatgggaagggggatgcggaggggagcgggatgaggatgggaagggggatgcggaggggagcgggatgaggatgggaagggggatgcggaggggagcgggatgaggatgggaagggggatgcggaggggagcgggatgaggatgggaagggggatgcggaggggagcgggaggcTGATGCCGCTCTCGCGGCCGCAGGAGCGCGTGGCTGCAGGACATCGAGGCGGGGAGCCCAGCCACCACGTGCCACCGCGGGAGGAGCGCGGCCATGCCCCGAGCCTGGGGGGCACAGGAGGATCCCCCCGCAGAGAGTTGAGTATGGGGGTGCAgcgggacggggtgggggggtgcggCGGGACGGGGACTGGAGGGTGGGACGGGGCAGACGGGGTGCGCTGCGTCACCCCGCTCTCCCCCTCCGCAGGGCTGAGCCCCCAGCTTAACGCCGTGGTCCGCCTGCCGtgcccccgccgctccgccctGGCCACCTATAGCTGGCAGCAGcccggcggccgggggggccggggggacacGGCGCTGCTGCCCGACCACACGCTGGTGGTCATCATGCAACGGGGGACTGCCGGCACCTACAAGTGCCGGGCCACCGAGAACGGCTACACCTGGACCGTGGCTCATTACCAGCTACGGGACCCCAGTGGGGCGACCCCCCAGCCAGACGGACTGGCTGAGGAGGGGTTGGCCTGGGGGTCCTCAGACCCCGGTAGCCCTCGGTCTTACTGGCCCCAGTTTGTCACCGTCACCGTGCTGCTGGCCGTGACGCTGGCCGCTGCCGCCTGCCTGGCTCTCCTCGCCTACCACGACCAGCTGAAAGCCAGGAGCAAGGTGCGGGGGTGCAGcgcgccccacagccccccatccCGGCGCCGGGAGAAGGTACCCCTCAACGGGGGGACCGGAGAGCCCCCGGCCCCTGCGGTCCccactgaggaggaggaggaggaggaaggctcccGCGCTTGCTGCCTCCAGCTTGATGGGGACATCGATGCTGATAACAACAGGCTCCGCGTCCCGGCGGGGGACACGGCGTGACGCTGTCACCGGGTCGGGGAGACCGTGGGGAAGCAGTGGGGTGTGTGGGGGATACGaatgtgaagttttttttctgtttttttttttttttaatttaatacacGTGTTTTAACGTAAGGTAAGACGTTGGGGGTAGTGGcgaggggcagcggggtgggatgggcccctgggagcagcaggggaggcagcaagggggtgggatgggggggagagtGGGGGGCGAGGGAAGGAcgtggggagagggaaaggacgTGGGCACAGAGGAGGGACGTGGGGCAAAGACGGGGGGGCCGAGGGCAGGGCGTGGCCGTGGGGTGGGGACGGGCGGAGGTGGCGGATGCTGACACTGGTGTCACCCCCAGGAAAAACCCCTGGGATCCATAAAAGCTCCAAAATGGGGAAAGCCGAGCCCGGACGGGTTCCATGGGCCGACCCCACGGGCACCCACCCGGCGCTGCCAGAcctccccaccccgctccccaccaccctgggtgctggggggggacccacATCGCCCCGACCCCCAGACAGCCGAGGCGGTGGAGCCCCCCCCCACTTCTCTGCCCCCCGGGGTCAtcccctgctgctttttttgctgaCGTTgagccgcctttttttttttttttaagacaaaccAGCTGTAAATTTTCCTGCTCTTtgtacatttgatttttttttttttttttttattaaaaaggaaaagctacTGCGTTCTGCTGCTGGGTCCAGGAGGGCAGCGCCAGGCCCCTCGGCCTCAGGCTTTGAGGCTTGTGTGCATGCAACGGGGGGGTGTGCGAGGTGTGCGGGCAGCTGCGGTGTGTTTGCAGTACGTGCAAGGTGAGGGGGTGCGAGGTGCAGCGTGTGCAACCTGGGGGGCGTGCAAGGCGCGCGTGCACGCGCAGCGCGTGTGCGCAATGCGGGGGTGCGCGAGTGCAACGAAGGGCGAGGAGCCGGCGGGGGGCACACGCACCCCCACCCCACTGGAAGGGGGAAACAGCCGTCTTACCCCcgcccatccctcccttcctctcggGGCATCTCTGCTGTTTTTCCCACCGCGCCGTGCCCTCTGCCCTTCCAGCAGCCAGCACGTGAATTCTGCCCGGGAAACATAGGAGTCGCGTCTAGTCGTTAAGGGCCGCTGGCCCTTTAAGAGCTGTAATTCggcgctggccctttaagagcTGTAATTCGGCGCTGGCCCTTTAAGGTGAGGGCTCAGGCGAGGCCTcccgctgtgcgcatgcgcgctCTGTTCCCGGCGCCTCTTCCCAGGGCACAGCGGGCGGCCGCCCTCTTTACTGCGGCCGGAAGCGCGCGGGGTCTCTTCCGGAGTGGCGTCAGCCCTTCCCCAAGATGGCGCCGGTGCTCGGGCGCTGATTGCTCGGCCGGCGCGCGAGGCCCCCGACGTGCGTGCGGCTGCCGCCGTTCACTTCCGGCCGGCGGCCGCCTCAGCGGGAAGCGGCCATGGGGTGGCGGgaccggccggcggcggggcggggcgggacgggggcctcccgcccgccggcctgAGGTAAATgggggcggcggcagggcgggcCTGGGGCGCGGGGCAGGAGGTTGTGGGGCGGCAATGGGGGCTCGGTTgtggggcgggaggaggaggaggcctgGGCGAGTGGCGGtagcgggcggcgggggcggctgggTGGTGGAGGCGGGGAGGCAGCTGTTGGGAAGGGgcggttggggggcctggggcggTGCGGGGGGCTGGCTCTGGGGCGGGAGGGTGGGGGTCGGCGGCAGGTGGGCGATGCGGAGCACCCGGGGCTGAAGGGGGGCGGCTGGCGGGGTGtgccccggggcgggaggggaaagCGGGGTGAGGAGGTTGGAGGGGGAGGCTTGGTGCGAGACCCCCTTGGCTGAGGAGGCGGGTGCTGCGCCCTTGAGGAGCCcaggggcaggcggggagggggatgGAGGTCCCCTGCGCCTCCGGGGCTGCAGGAGGCAAAGCTGcctggggggagagaaggggacaTGCCTGCGACATGAAACCACGGCGCTGGGAAAGGCTCCTCGTCTGCCTGCACCGCTGCTAATCCGCTCAGTGACCTTGAGCAGGTCCTGCGCCAAACTTTGCACATGTTCGCCGCCTTTGGAGCGCATCGGATGTTTTTTGTCTGGCCAAACGTAAGCGCTGATGGCTTTACCTATAAGGTAGGAGGGTGGCTTGCTGCGCCGGCTGCCGGCCTCCTGCGCACGGCTCCCCGCGTacgggaggtggggggaaggcagCGCGAGGCCGTGGGTGTGTTGGGAAGTGCTGGCCTTAGAGTGTCTCTGCCTCATCATTTACAGAGAGACAGCTGctcgtggaggagctggagatcTTCAGCGAGGCTGGTTTTATATCCGCTTCCATCCTGGGGTAAATTTAAGGAGTGCGACGGTAAAGACTTTGAAAACGGAGCTGCCTGCTTAGACCAGGTTCGGCGTAACGTGGCACAGATAAAAGGCTTCAAATCTGAGAGACTTGTAGTGGATTTCTTTGATCTCGTGCTTTCCCACTTGAGAGGATCTCCACAGGCAACCGCGTATAGCGGTTGGGGCTTGGAAAGGCGGCCTCGCCGCCTGCTTCTGGATGGTTCCCAGGCCGTCGTGCTAAGGCATTAGTATGCAGAGCAGGAGACATCCTTAGCCAGGGGTACACAAAGGCCCTGTCTTTATTTGCCAAAGAATCATATTTAGATACAGCTGCAGCAAAAATGGTTTGGAGAACGGATTGATGGGGCCACATTAAAAAGGAGATGAATTGTGGGGGGGTTCCTACTAAGTTGCGGTCTGTGTTTAGCAGACTGAAGCTGTATCCTGTGGGTCATACCGCAAACTAGCGAGAGAGCAGAAGCAGGTATAGTCTGCTTGGTGTAATCCTCTGCTTTGATTTCTAGGCAGAAAttcaagaaatgcttttctgttcaTGGTGAGAAGTCACCGTCTGTATAATCTATTGAAGTGTAGTTTTGGCGCGGCAGCTGTTCACGTGTTGAAGTGCAGAATGGCTCCGTGACCTGGGAGGGAAGCTGGTgtacttgtattttgttttgtaggGCAGGTCAGTTCTTTTGAGATTTAGCAATTCCTTTTATATCAGTCTCCCCAAAATTACTTGAAAGATCATCAAAGAGTTACCGAAACTGGATGTGACAGGATCACTGCTCTGAGCAAGGCCCTAGATTTAATTTCTGGAAGAATAAATGCTTTGAGCAGAACTCCCGTCTTGGCAGAGCAAGAATTGCGGCCGTGGTGGTCAAATCAAAGCATCCCTGGCGATGCTTTCCCTCTTCACCTCCCCGCAGGAGGAACTTATGGCTTTGATTGCTTGCAGGCCCTGGGATTAAAGTGACATTGTCTTTCTAATTTAGATCCTGAATAAAAGTAGTTATTAGTAAGAGTCCAAAGAAAGTACAGGTATTTCCTCAAGGAGGTTATGGCTAAAATTCTAAAAACAAAGCACTATAGCacataaaactaaataaaaaccaaggatacttttttattattcatttgttttccttattgcaGCAATGAGGATTTTTCTTAGCAGGGACACCTTACCTTTCACGTGGGGAGCTCTGTTACGCATGGTTCAGTTTTTGGGTGGCAGAGGAATTTGCAGTATGGACTAAACCCTCAGGCTTCACCAGAAAATTGCATTGGCTAGactctattgttttttttttaataaaatactaagCTAGTGGGACTCCTAACAAGAACAAAATGATGTTTTCATAGGTGCTGTGTGCAGATAATTCCTGTGTAGGAAGCTTTATGCTGTCTAATTATGCCTGTATTAGCGAATCAGTAATACTGTAATTATAATTAAAGCAATACAACTTTTGTTTAGACAAGCCATGGTATTTGTTATACGTTATCTGTCAAGTCAATTGACTGTAATAATGAAGTGTAGTTTCCTTTGTACTAGGTAAAATAGGGTTTCCCCCACCATTCCTGCTGGACCCGGATGCCCTCGGGTATTTTTAACTTCGCTGTCCATCAGCAGGAGCCCTGGCAGCCTGTAACGCTGTTTGCAGATgttaagcaaatattttgttgGCAGATAGGCAATGAAATGGTCTGTTAATAgcatcctcctgcctccccccccatAATTTCATAAtccttatttcttctctgtgtggTAAATAATTGCCAGTTGTTTTGTTATTGCGTTTCTAACCAAATGGCTCTTGACTGTTTGAGCTCTCTTCGTGAAGCCTGTGATTTGGAGACATTCATGCTATGGCCTTTCTGCATTACGCTGAGAACGTAAAATGGCCCCCAAATTGGTGTATGGTGTTGACTGCATCTCATGTTAAATTTGAGTTCTCGCTCAGTCTGGATTCAAAGTGGATCTGTTTTCAGATCTCTGGTTTTGGCACACTTGTTCCGCTTTCTGCATTTGCAAGCGGAGCTACTTGGTATTGCTCTGCTCTCCGACAGTTCGGCTTGAGCCTGTGCACAGACTTCAAATACCCGTTTGCCAGAGCCAGAGATATAAGCTGTGATGCAGCTGCAGTCAAGCCCTTTCTAATAATTTACCAGTCTGCTATTCCTGAAGATCTGTAGGCTTTTTTTGATATGGAAAGTAAGTCCTTGTGGTCAGTGAAATAATCAGTTTCATGTTGGCTTGGTTCTTCGAGATGCTCTTCCCTTTTTGTTTGTATATGCCTGGCCCTGCAAGGAGGTTAGCTTATTCCAAGCTTGGTTAATCATGCACCAAGTTGGAGCAGATTACAGCCACAAGGGAGATGGGTGGAACTACCGAGAGTCTTGTCCTGGGGAAGCAGTTGTTGGTGACTGCCGGGAcgtggctgcctgcggggtgaGGCGCAGCGATAGTGCATCGGGGCAGGAGCCAGGCTCAGCAAGGGTCTGCCGGAGGAGGCTGAACCAGGACCTCCTCTCCTCGTCCCCCAGTTCCTGGTACTCTGATGCTGCCAAAATTGGAAGGGTGGCAGGTTTGTGAGTGTTACCATACCAGAAGCGATaatgcagtactggaagcgaggGTGACCTTTGCTCGCCTTAGCTGAAAAGCGCAGTTAGGCACTGCTCAGTGAGAGATCCCTGGGCTGTGATTCGTAACCCTTTCTTTTCAGGCTCTTGGTCACCAGCATGGAGACTCTACGTGGCTGTTTGCATTTGCCTTGCTCTCCCATTGTTGCTCCTCTTTCCAtgaccttctcttcccccttccctggctTGCATCACCCTCCAACTTTAGGAAGGTCGAAATGGAAATGCCCAGAAAAATGTGTCTAATTTGTGCAGGGAATCTGGGAACACAAATGGACACTTGTCACTTCCTTCTTTGTACAGAGCCTGGAACTGAAAAGTGACATCCTGACATCT from Calonectris borealis chromosome 29, bCalBor7.hap1.2, whole genome shotgun sequence includes:
- the SEMA4A gene encoding semaphorin-4A isoform X1, with the protein product MATGAGSGGPAGMLVPPGLLGRPGAGAATGMVPGPSRGASLPPPAMPAAALRLLCGVVMPAAMLCAEPLPRVAFPSGDPRRTLTHFSQDNVSHYDIFLLHESEEELYVGARDRVLALTVGTPGSIRAKASITWGPTAEKTSECAFKKKSQETECFNFIRVLVALNQTHLYVCGTYAFSPACTYIHLENFTLLSSGRGQPFLDGKGQCPFDPQHTYTALLVDGELYAGTMNNFQGNEPIISRSLGSRTLLKTDAFLRWLSADAAFVASFSIPGDDKVYFFFEETADEFDFFERLLVPRVARVCKSDVGGDKVLQKKWTTFLKAQLVCSQPGRFPFNVIHHAFALPRRHGGADFYAVFTSQWQAGRAGSAAVCAYSQEALEEVFEGKYKELNKESSRWTVYGGPDMSPRPGSCYMGPSSDKALTFMKDHFLMDGKVSPTQGRPLLVKSDVTYTRIAVDETRGISGATYRVMFLATAEGFLHKAVELPGGPHIVESIQLFRTPEPVKNLLLAPGKGILYVGYSGGVLQVPLANCSLHRSCAECVLARDPYCAWHSLEGSCQLARAAAAEDMSAWLQDIEAGSPATTCHRGRSAAMPRAWGAQEDPPAERLSPQLNAVVRLPCPRRSALATYSWQQPGGRGGRGDTALLPDHTLVVIMQRGTAGTYKCRATENGYTWTVAHYQLRDPSGATPQPDGLAEEGLAWGSSDPGSPRSYWPQFVTVTVLLAVTLAAAACLALLAYHDQLKARSKVRGCSAPHSPPSRRREKVPLNGGTGEPPAPAVPTEEEEEEEGSRACCLQLDGDIDADNNRLRVPAGDTA
- the SEMA4A gene encoding semaphorin-4A isoform X2, translated to MVAPGEAGMVPGPSRGASLPPPAMPAAALRLLCGVVMPAAMLCAEPLPRVAFPSGDPRRTLTHFSQDNVSHYDIFLLHESEEELYVGARDRVLALTVGTPGSIRAKASITWGPTAEKTSECAFKKKSQETECFNFIRVLVALNQTHLYVCGTYAFSPACTYIHLENFTLLSSGRGQPFLDGKGQCPFDPQHTYTALLVDGELYAGTMNNFQGNEPIISRSLGSRTLLKTDAFLRWLSADAAFVASFSIPGDDKVYFFFEETADEFDFFERLLVPRVARVCKSDVGGDKVLQKKWTTFLKAQLVCSQPGRFPFNVIHHAFALPRRHGGADFYAVFTSQWQAGRAGSAAVCAYSQEALEEVFEGKYKELNKESSRWTVYGGPDMSPRPGSCYMGPSSDKALTFMKDHFLMDGKVSPTQGRPLLVKSDVTYTRIAVDETRGISGATYRVMFLATAEGFLHKAVELPGGPHIVESIQLFRTPEPVKNLLLAPGKGILYVGYSGGVLQVPLANCSLHRSCAECVLARDPYCAWHSLEGSCQLARAAAAEDMSAWLQDIEAGSPATTCHRGRSAAMPRAWGAQEDPPAERLSPQLNAVVRLPCPRRSALATYSWQQPGGRGGRGDTALLPDHTLVVIMQRGTAGTYKCRATENGYTWTVAHYQLRDPSGATPQPDGLAEEGLAWGSSDPGSPRSYWPQFVTVTVLLAVTLAAAACLALLAYHDQLKARSKVRGCSAPHSPPSRRREKVPLNGGTGEPPAPAVPTEEEEEEEGSRACCLQLDGDIDADNNRLRVPAGDTA